The Coccidioides posadasii str. Silveira chromosome 3, complete sequence genome contains a region encoding:
- a CDS encoding uncharacterized protein (EggNog:ENOG410PH09~COG:P~TransMembrane:10 (i61-78o84-103i256-276o288-317i754-775o787-806i827-851o890-910i922-946o958-978i)~BUSCO:1327at33183), with the protein MERSFLHSPRDVLQHFQVDEQEGLSSAQVLKSREKYGSNAIPEEPPTPLWELILEQFKDQLVIILLGSAVVSFVLALFEGGDDWTAFVDPAVILTILILNAIVGVSQENSAEKAIAALQEYSANEAKVVRDGAVQRIKAEELVPGDIVHVAVGDRIPADCRLVSIQSNSFRVDQAILTGESESVSKGTLEIKDFQAVKQDQTNILFSGTTVVSGHATAVVVLTGSSTAIGDIHESITAQISEPTPLKQKLNDFGDMLAKVITVICVLVWLINIQHFSDPSHGSWTKGAIYYLKIAVSLGVAAIPEGLAVVITTCLALGTRKMAAKNAVVRSLPSVETLGSCSVICSDKTGTLTTNQMSVERIVYLNESGTGLEEISVEGTTFAPVGELRKNGQVQEDLAATSSTICQMAEVLAMCNDAALSYDPKSGTYSNVGEPTEGALRVLVEKIGTDDMDVNQKLKHLPASERLHAASKHYENRLPLKATYEFSRDRKSMSVLVGNGKNQMLLVKGAPESILERCSHTLLGSNGARVPLSLNHAKLISQEVVDYGNRGLRVIAIASISNVAEAPLLHTAETSNEYEKLEQNMTLIGLVGMLDPPRPEVAASIQKCREAGIRVIVITGDNQNTAESICRQIGVFGKHEDLRGKSFTGREFDALSEQGKIEAARQASLFSRVEPTHKSKLVDILQSLGQVVAMTGDGVNDAPALKKSDIGVAMGSGTDVAKLAADMVLADDNFATIEVAVEEGRSIYSNTQQFIRYLISSNIGEVVSIFLTAALGMPEALIPVQLLWVNLVTDGLPATALSFNPADHDVMKRPPRKRGEALVSGWLFFRYMVIGIYVGVATVFGFAWWFMYNPQGPQITFWQLSHFHKCSREFPEIGCEMFTNDMSKSASTVSLSILVVIEMFNAMNALSSSESLFTFPLWNNMVLVGAIIMSMSLHFAILYIPFLQGLFSILPLNWLEWKAVLAISAPVIVIDEILKFFERQLYDTRTTLASSCTNGEATKPKLS; encoded by the exons ATGGAGCGCTCGTTTTTACATTCTCCACGCGATGTCCTCCAGCACTTTCAAGTCGATGAGCAGGAGGGTCTTTCCAGCGCGCAAGTTTTGAAATCGAGGGAGAAATATGGTTCCAACG CCATTCCGGAAGAACCGCCAACACCGCTATGGGAACTTATACTGGAACAATTCAAGGATCAACTAGTTATAATCCTCCTGGGTTCGGCTGTCGTTTCGTTTGTACTCGCACTCTTTGAGGGAGGCGACGACTGGACCGCTTTTGTTGACCCCGCAGTG ATCCTTACAATCCTTATCTTGAATGCGATAGTCGGCGTATCACAGGAGAACAGCGCAGAGAAGGCCattgctgctcttcaagaaTACTCAGCAAATGAGGCCAAAGTTGTTCGAGATGGCGCTGTGCAACGCATCAAGGCTGAAGAGCTCGTTCCTGGAGATATCGTTCACGTGGCTGTCGGCGACCGTATTCCTGCGGATTGCAGACTTGTCTCCATCCAGAGTAATAGCTTCCGCGTCGACCAGGCTATATTGACTGGGGAGAGTGAAAGTGTCTCCAAGGGTACTTTAGAAATCAAGGACTTTCAGGCTGTGAAACAGGACCAAACAAATATCCTATTTTCCGGAACTACGGTTGTCAGCGGCCATGCCACTGCAGTCGTTGTTTTAACCGGGTCGAGTACCGCGATTGGTGATATCCACGAGAGTATCACAGCTCAGATCTCCGAGCCAACGCCATTGAAACAAAAACTCAATGATTTTGGTGATATGTTGGCTAAGGTTATCACGGTTATTTGTGTCCTCGTTTGGCTCATTAATATCCAACATTTCAGCGATCCGAGTCATGGGAGTTGGACAAAGGGTGCAATCTATTATCTCAAGATTGCTGTCTCGCTTGGTGTGGCTGCCATTCCAGAAGGCCTGGCTGTAGTTATCACCACTTGTTTGGCCTTGGGAACACGAAAGATGGCTGCAAAGAATGCCGTTGTTCGGTCTTTGCCATCCGTGGAAACGCTGGGCAGCTGCAGTGTAATTTGCTCAGACAAGACAGGCACCCTTACCACTAACCAGATGAGCGTTGAAAGGATTGTTTACCTCAATGAGTCTGGCACCGGCCTTGAGGAAATCAGCGTCGAAGGTACAACCTTCGCCCCCGTCGGCGAACTACGGAAAAATGGTCAAGTTCAGGAAGATCTTGCTGCTACGTCGTCCACGATCTGTCAAATGGCTGAAGTTTTGGCTATGTGCAATGATGCGGCACTATCGTATGATCCGAAGAGCGGAACTTATAGCAATGTCGGAGAACCCACTGAAGGAGCCCTCAGAGTGCTAGTTGAGAAAATTGGCACAGATGACATGGACGTGAACCAAAAGCTGAAGCATCTACCGGCATCCGAACGGCTACATGCAGCTAGCAAGCACTATGAAAACCGACTGCCCCTAAAAGCTACCTATGAGTTCTCTCGTGATCGAAAGAGCATGTCTGTGCTAGTGGGTAACGGGAAAAACCAAATGCTCCTTGTGAAAGGTGCTCCCGAATCGATCCTCGAGCGTTGCTCCCATACCCTGCTGGGATCCAACGGCGCTAGGGTTCCCCTATCTCTGAATCATGCCAAGCTGATCTCGCAAGAAGTCGTGGATTATGGAAACAGGGGTCTTCGGGTTATCGCCATTGCCAGTATTTCAAATGTTGCAGAGGCGCCTCTTCTGCACACTGCAGAGACCTCAAATGAGTACGAGAAGCTTGAACAAAATATGACCCTTATTGGACTTGTTGGTATGCTTGATCCTCCTCGACCCGAAGTGGCTGCATCAATTCAGAAATGTCGAGAGGCTGGAATTCGAGTTATTGTAATCACGGGTGACAATCAAAACACTGCCGAATCCATCTGTCGACAAATCGGTGTGTTTGGAAAGCATGAAGACTTGCGGGGCAAGAGTTTCACCGGAAGGGAATTTGATGCGCTCAGCGAGCAAGGAAAGATTGAAGCTGCGAGACAGGCCTCCCTGTTCTCCCGTGTTGAGCCAACCCATAAATCGAAACTAGTTGACATACTTCAGTCTCTCGGACAGGTCGTTGCAATGACTGGAGATGGTGTCAACGATGCTCCCGCCTTGAAGAAGTCTGACATCGGCGTCGCAATGGGTTCCGGTACCGACGTCGCCAAACTTGCGGCGGATATGGTTTTGGCCGACGATAATTTCGCAACGATTGAAGTTGCCGTCGAAGAAGGGAGATCCATCTATAGCAACACCCAGCAGTTCATCCGGTATCTGATCTCTTCCAATATCGGCGAAGTCGTGTCTATCTTCCTTACAGCAGCGCTTGGCATGCCAGAGGCTTTGATCCCTGTCCAACTTCTCTGGGTCAACCTCGTCACTGATGGCCTACCGGCCACTGCGCTGTCATTCAATCCCGCAGACCATGATGTTATGAAGCGGCCGCCAAGGAAGCGTGGTGAAGCGCTGGTTAGTGGCTGGCTTTTCTTCCGGTACATGGTGATCGGTATATATGTCGGTGTCGCAACTGTTTTTGGTTTCGCTTGGTGGTTTATGTATAATCCACAGGGTCCGCAAATAACATTTTGGCAATTA TCGCATTTCCACAAGTGCTCTAGAGAGTTCCCCGAGATCGGGTGCGAGATGTTCACGAATGACATGTCAAAGTCGGCATCCACGGTTTCGCTCTCTATCCTCGTCGTTATTGAGATGTTCAACGCCATGAACGCTCTGTCGTCCAGCGAGTCCCTTTTCACCTTCCCATTGTGGAACAACATGGTGCTTGTCGGCGCGATCATAATGTCGATGTCCCTTCATTTCGCAATTTTGTATATTCCATTCCTGCAAGGCCTTTTCTCGATCTTACCATTGAACTGGCTCGAGTGGAAGGCAGTGTTGGCAATCAGTGCGCCAGTTAT TGTGATCGACGAAATTCTTAAATTCTTCGAACGCCAGTTATATGACACTCGTACGACCTTAGCTTCGAGTTGCACAAACGGAGAAGCCACAAAACCTAAATTATCCTAG
- a CDS encoding uncharacterized protein (EggNog:ENOG410PHTI~COG:O~BUSCO:12018at33183): MTSERENKTFLARLCEQAERYDEMVTYMKEVASLGGELTVDERNLLSVAYKNVVGTRRASWRIISSIEQKEESKGSDKHVATIREYREKIEEELERVCQDVLEVLDNNLIPKAETGESKVFYYKMKGDYYRYLAEFASGNKRKVAATNAHEAYKNATDVAQSELTPTHPIRLGLALNLSVFYYEIVNSPDRACHLAKQAFDDAIAELDSLSEESYRDSTLIMQLLRDNLTLWTSSDGGEAEPTTTDAASEEKPAEASATTDEPAAPASTEDKKETAAES; this comes from the exons ATGACTTCTGAA CGTGAGAA CAAGACCTTTCTCGCCCGCCTCTGCGAGCAGGCCGAGCGTTATGATG AAATGGTCACCTACATGAAG GAGGTCGCCAGC CTCGGGGGTGAACTCACTGTCGATGAGCGCAACCTCCTTTCCGTCGCGTACAAGAATGTTGTCGGCACCCGCCGTGCCTCGTGGCGTATCATCTCGTCTATCGAGCAAAAGGAGGAATCTAAAGGCTCTGATAAACATGTTGCCACCATCAGGGAATACCGCGAGAAGATCGAAGAAGAACTCGAGCGTGTTTGCCAGGACGTCCTCGAGGTCTTGGACAACAACCTGATCCCCAAGGCTGAAACCGGCGAGTCCAAGGTCTTCTACTACAAGAT GAAGGGAGATTACTACCGCTACCTCGCCGAGTTCGCCTCTGGTAACAAGCGGAAGGTTGCAGCCACCAATGCCCACGAGGCCTACAAG AATGCTACCGATGTTGCCCAATCCGAGTTGACCCCTACTCACCCCATCCGCCTTGGCCTTGCCCTCAACCTTTCAGTCTTCTACTATGAGATTGTCAACTCTCCTGATCGGGCTTGCCATCTTGCCAAGCAGGCTTTCGACGACGCCATTGCGGAGCTCGACTCTCTGTCCGAGGAATCCTATCGTGACAGTACTTTGATCATGCAGCTGTTGCGTGATAACCTCACTCTCTGGACGTCGTCTGACGGCGGTGAGGCAGAGCCAACTACCACCGACGCAGCTTCCGAGGAGAAGCCCGCCGAGGCTAGCGCTACCACTGACGAACCAGCGGCTCCCGCCTCCACTGAAGACAAGAAGGAAACAGCTGCTGAATCATAA
- the HCR1 gene encoding Translation initiation factor 3 subunit J component (EggNog:ENOG410PNWK~COG:J): MAPSKWDDEEESTPPSTPPPFVARRKFDDEEDSDEVLDSWDAAEDSEVEREKEAKAAAAKAKAEAEAAAQKKSKAQRIAEHKARRALDEEESSEEEDAAEQRARLRRTEKESDLKHAQDLIGDIDLNRNRSAPKATVISDPNDPTKSIDISAMPLFKPGTKAQFTTLTETLAPLLAAQSKKPQYSIWVQEFTKRLVKELPSSEIKKVASALTAASNEKLKEEKAADKGGKKSKAAKTKTSLVTTHSNRADLTAYDGDELDDDDFM; encoded by the exons ACGATGAAGAGGAGAGCACACCTCCTTCCACCCCGCCGCCATTCGTGGCAAGACGCAAGTTTGACGATGAGGAAGATAGTGACGAG GTTCTAGATTCCTGGGACGCCGCCGAAGATTCGGAAGTCGAGCGAGAGAAGGAAGCAAAAGCAGCTGCAGCTAAAGCCAAGGCTGAAGCTGAAGCCGCCGCGCAGAAGAAATCAAAAGCGCAAAGAATAGCAGAACATAAAGCCCGGCGCGCCCTTGACGAGGAAGAATCGAGCGAGGAGGAAGATGCTGCGGAACAGCGGGCGCGGCTGAGACGGACGGAGAAGGAGTCCGATCTCAAGCACGCGCAGGATCTTATCGGCGATATCGATCTCAACCGGAACCGGTCAGCGCCCAAGGCGACCGTCATTTCTGACCCGAATGACCCTACCAAATCTATCGATATCTCTGCCATGCCGCTCTTCAAGCCGGGAACCAAGGCGCAGTTCACCACTCTCACAGAGACCCTCGCTCCTCTACTAGCCGCCCAATCCAAGAAGCCGCAATACTCTATCTGGGTCCAAGAGTTTACGAAGCGGCTTGTAAAGGAGCTCCCCAGTTCGGAAATCAAGAAGGTGGCAAGCGCTTTGACCGCCGCTAGCAACGAGAAACTCAAAGAGGAAAAGGCCGCTGACAAGGGCGGGAAGAAGAGCAAGGCAGCCAAGACCAAGACAAGTCTCGTCACCACTCACTCGAACCGCGCGGATCTCACAGCGTACGATGGCGATGAGCTGGACGATGATGACTTTATGTGA